The following are encoded together in the Anoplopoma fimbria isolate UVic2021 breed Golden Eagle Sablefish chromosome 9, Afim_UVic_2022, whole genome shotgun sequence genome:
- the lcorl gene encoding uncharacterized protein lcorl, with protein MATVQCCKCTAERKGFRRELDSWRHKLIHCVGFESILEGIYGPLLLRDLNLFDDCEPEEVDDWSPETSCSQCSFCNLPLEKLSSDQVPAATSPLSSPSDYSPCQAPTISESSQSAHRFLQAVFHKKDVSLGCDTNIPPVVQELMKKMIHQFALEYASKCLLHTSTNGVTTRTSSPLPQPSDSPLDLTVSRTGEDKESESDPDGVLDLSNRTSACSATSSSIHKASGSVLPSFMEELVDLGQRGTKGHQSSALGAVLSSLCSEHRSLLYQILKLARQEKMLLLLNHRAVGQTVSHCCHWGVNPQDIVSPNTVPFSECKARNSSPYYPLIDCDNQGHGSTMCHPGDSKSNCSIHDYPLTDCKSDTPLCSSYCCVQRCSLETYTVMCPKRLHCIACKSLAVGRIKNITCSFASSPSLSKSPSLRTPSSSLFPSTSICCNQHNPHCCHCQSNCLTQFRNTIERGVGDGDPPCPVLKREQSPSPPPLSPIPLDINKKTDEKPPSLLHHRQEEEADLMVKDGLVNASQLKADVDTSAEGEQGYRNSRSSQAEQNPGGTSLQDVVNRFNEKLETIGPIEKDPPLVATAVNVSEKEKQQCPSTSQNLQCEADAHLTEIITTVLHTGSASDYNLSELFNRHDVKEPKSPNTRSRRRQEVLAAIATPADDASTRRHTLQIKRELAMLDQSYSRRKVPAKRARKDGNVTVTTSPTLSDLNRVKEESKSVMEVDLESHRVREEPLNILTAESERDEVKEEIHTVIVTEEVKIIKAKEISVEETDLTLSDTQIPTPELQRKYGIQDSKGDNAQTQVMSVSATSENQCSGPNKEVGIGSGPNGDENNEKAPPGQSSDSDNRPGKGKDCHSPIRDGEKCQPHHSEDTRRSKRNIVPPQRFSSYVTDTWKKYYVASFPESISNQGTQTDKVLTSNSLGALSKDPDAEDTQFESRNESHLSSPEETLNLTFESTHGEQSGPSYTESKGLSTNQVFPQTAAAKDKSPKKKSLDNRTDGSDCAAKPFGRLRSSPKSRQGSMAPSRTPQNPSNTDVPMMSATCVENPPNSHVQYTSPIKLMFFSQVKDKEGVRYSLKSASSGSSAQEPFDPCIESSWSGTLKKQKVERTEPVTSQVKSISSPLKSATSPTRSASSTPKSASSSSKSASSPAKAASSSPKSALTTAKSASSPKSASSSPKSASSPKAASSSSKSASSPAKSASTSPKSASSPAKSASSSPKSASSPAKSASSPAKSASSPAKSASSSKSASSPAKSASSSPKIGSRRSGDGTPTKRVAGAESQRSPGDSISFHETTPKRRPGRPKKLGPQLEQKAKRPIGRPRKEKSVNSLMGEKMVDGKSVIASEVEENVNKNLKITVVYGRSRRNKRMVSEGFDQLQTEFHDAWQAVGLKGDLGILMHNSKTSSGNIKAASTELPKELHFVGPVKESAPQSSSNIKCQKRDDSAPSRKPGRPAKVKISGISVTVTTVSPRQRKIQINKETLQSPEIHRKVLLPEFKSAKDPWTISRKSTSKIHQTEKGIETEDGKGKPQNQTVAVRHSMRVRKPSIHFLHAVATSRSYSHSNALLRRSKQLLLNKASNERRQGEQQSSVETSREKRRLCGQERNNNSQDLSRVAGVSVDSIFTPKETLRWWAASAEEPTMNQELARRIRLISDTWVSNTVENQDKETAFKSNLGNKVNSSLTRNSKYSSVRMLFDCPPNKSRSCSMQQLCSWFMQTTETQSLAIVKKASSRNPYELMHFPRSANQNSVGHSPQAERLRKHIKKFAKTVPKSPLQHQRAQTRLRKRNDAPLPIHKIRRQLFTPRFATGRLRRGAQWWRRVFGKYRTTLCRARMRFLTRKERESWRKRQRNKKNIKAATSCSNGHVVTGPQPKRKSLRRSAKDQLSDCLENSSATSSVDQTREPVDVTKEQNLCSKAWSPETLKECRVFLRKINSPDNESTEEEWDSCTVTLDDGSPSAYLFAGRERELVGVVKAVKRERKRSTASRELASSEPRSVHVQDEMPAGRQRGKYKSPGLVSTESPQPPPAKMLRQSRVRGLTGPRWCDFVFET; from the exons TGTCAGGCTCCAACCATCTCTGAGAGCAGCCAATCAGCGCACAGGTTCCTCCAAGCTGTGTTTCACAAAAAAG ATGTGTCCCTGGGCTGTGATACCAACATCCCTCCGGTTGTTCAGGAGCTAATGAAAAAGATGATACATCAGTTTGCCTTGGAGTACGCATCCAAGTGCCTACTCCACACCAGTACAAATGGTGTTACAACAAGGACCTCATCACCTTTGCCACAACCATCAGACTCCCCTCTGGACCTCACAGTGAGCCGCACTGGGGAGGATAAAGAGAGTGAAAGTGACCCGG ATGGTGTGCTCGACCTCTCCAACAGAACCTCAGCCTGCTCAGCAACTTCATCATCTATTCACAAAGCCTCAGg CTCCGTGCTGCCATCATTTATGGAAGAATTGGTTGATCTGGGACAGCGAGGGACTAAGGGTCATCAGAGCTCTGCATTGGGTGCTGTTCTCAGCTCGCTCTGCTCAGAGCACCGTTCCTTACTCTACCAGATCCTGAAGCTGGCGCGCCAGGAAAAAATGCTGTTGCTCCTTAATCACAGAGCTGTAGGTCAAACTGTATCTCACTGCTGTCACTGGGGCGTAAACCCACAGGATATTGTTAGCCCTAATACAGTCCCATTTAGTGAATGTAAAGCCCGTAACAGCAGCCCGTACTACCCTTTAATTGATTGTGATAATCAAGGTCACGGCAGCACAATGTGTCATCCAGGAGACTCCAAGTCCAACTGTAGCATCCATGACTACCCTTTAACAGACTGTAAAAGTGACACTCCTCTGTGCTCAAGCTACTGCTGTGTGCAGAGGTGCAGTTTGGAAACCTACACTGTTATGTGCCCCAAGAGGCTGCATTGCATTGCCTGCAAAAGCCTTGCTGTAGGTCGTATAAAGAACATAACGTGTTCATTTGCATCCTCTCCTTCATTATCCAAATCCCCTTCACTGCGCACTCCCTCCTCCAGTTTATTCCCCTCCACATCGATCTGCTGTAACCAACACAACCCCCACTGTTGTCACTGTCAGTCAAACTGCCTGACGCAGTTCAGGAACACAATAGAAAGAGGGGTTGGAGATGGGGATCCTCCTTGTCCTGTCCTGAAGAGAGAGCAGagcccttctcctcctcctctgtcccctATCCCCTTGGACATCAATAAGAAAACTGATGAAAAGCCACCCTCCCTCCTTCACCATAGACAAGAGGAGGAAGCTGACCTAATGGTTAAAGATGGTCTTGTGAATGCAAGCCAACTTAAAGCAGATGTGGATACATCTGCAGAAGGGGAGCAAGGCTATAGAAACTCAAGAAGTAGTCAGGCTGAGCAGAACCCAGGTGGGACTTCACTGCAAGACGTTGTGAATCGCTTCAATGAGAAACTGGAGACAATCGGACCTATAGAGAAGGATCCACCCCTGGTTGCAACAGCTGTTAATGTCTCTGAAAAGGAGAAGCAACAGTGTCCCTCAACCAGTCAGAACCTTCAGTGTGAGGCTGATGCTCATCTGACTGAAATCATCACCACCGTGCTTCATACAGGCAGTGCTAGTGACTACAATCTCAGTGAGCTGTTCAATCGCCACGATGTCAAAGAGCCCAAGTCACCTAACACCCGCTCCCGACGTCGCCAAGAAGTCCTTGCTGCTATAGCAACACCTGCTGATGATGCTTCAACCAGAAGGCATACCTTACAAATTAAACGAGAGCTTGCCATGTTGGACCAGAGCTACAGTAGGAGAAAGGTTCCAGCAAAGAGGGCACGAAAGGATGGAAATGTTACTGTAACTACATCACCCACTTTATCAGATTTAAACCGAGTTAAAGAGGAGTCTAAAAGCGTAATGGAGGTAGATTTAGAGAGTCATAGAGTTAGGGAGGAACCACTGAACATTCTCACTGCAGAAAGTGAAAGGGATGAAGTAAAAGAGGAGATACACACAGTTATAGTAACGGAAGAAGTTAAGATCATTAAAGCAAAGGAAATATCTGTTGAGGAAACAGATCTTACCCTCTCAGACACTCAAATACCAACCCCTGAGCTGCAGAGAAAGTATGGCATACAAGATTCAAAGGGTGACAATGcacaaacacaggtgatgtCAGTGAGTGCAACCTCAGAAAATCAGTGTAGCGGGCCCAATAAAGAAGTTGGTATAGGTAGTGGTCCTAATGGtgatgaaaacaatgaaaaagcCCCACCTGGTCAAAGCTCTGACAGTGACAATAGACCAGGTAAAGGTAAAGATTGCCATAGTCCTATTAGAGATGGGGAGAAATGTCAACCACACCACTCAGAGGACACAAGGAGATCCAAGAGAAATATAGTGCCCCCACAGCGGTTCTCCTCTTATGTCACAGACACCTGGAAGAAGTACTATGTTGCAAGTTTCCCTGAAAGCATCTCTAACCAGGGAACACAAACGGACAAGGTATTGACATCCAACTCCCTTGGGGCTTTATCCAAAGATCCAGATGCTGAGGACACCCAGTTTGAATCAAGAAATGAATCCCATCTGTCCTCACCTGAGGAAACATTGAATCTTACCTTTGAATCAACACATGGAGAACAATCTGGGCCATCCTACACAGAGTCAAAAGGTCTTTCTACAAACCAGGTCTTTCCACAAACTGCGGCTGCCAAAGACAAGAGTCCTAAAAAAAAGAGCTTGGACAATAGGACAGATGGCAGCGACTGTGCTGCCAAGCCTTTTGGAAGGCTACGGTCATCTCCAAAAAGTCGACAGGGCTCAATGGCACCTTCAAGAACTCCCCAAAACCCATCAAATACGGACGTCCCCATGATGTCTGCTACCTGTGTCGAGAACCCTCCCAACTCCCATGTCCAGTACACTAGTCCGATAAaactcatgtttttttcacaagtaAAGGATAAGGAAGGGGTTAGATACAGTCTCAAATCAGCATCTTCAGGTTCTAGTGCACAGGAACCCTTTGACCCATGTATAGAGTCTTCATGGTCAGGGACACTTAAGAAACAAAAAGTCGAGAGAACTGAGCCTGTCACTTCACAAGTAAAATCTATTTCTTCACCACTAAAGTCTGCTACCTCACCTACAAGATCTGCTTCTTCAACGCCTAAGTCAGCTTCTTCATCATCAAAGTCAGCCTCCTCACCAGCCAAGGCTGCGTCTTCATCACCCAAGTCAGCGCTTACTACAGCTAAGTCTGCTTCTTCGCCCAAGTCAGCTTCTTCAAGTCCTAAGTCAGCTTCTTCACCCAAGGCAGCTTCTTCATCATCAAAGTCCGCTTCTTCACCAGCCAAGTCCGCTTCTACATCACCCAAGTCAGCTTCTTCACCAGCCAAGTCCGCTTCTTCATCACCCAAGTCAGCTTCTTCACCAGCCAAGTCAGCTTCTTCACCAGCCAAGTCAGCTTCTTCACCAGCCAAGTCAGCTTCTTCGTCCAAGTCAGCTTCTTCACCAGCCAAGTCAGCTTCCTCATCACCTAAAATAGGTTCCAGAAGATCAGGCGATGGTACTCCGACTAAGCGTGTAGCTGGAGCTGAGAGCCAGAGATCTCCAGGTGACTCGATATCGTTCCATGAAACCACCCCAAAAAGGCGTCCGGGGCGGCCCAAGAAGCTGGGACCTCAGCTTGAACAAAAGGCAAAGAGGCCAATTGGTCGACCACGCAAGGAGAAGTCTGTGAATTCCttaatgggggaaaaaatggtcGATGGAAAATCTGTTATAGCATCTGAAGTTgaggaaaatgtaaacaagaacCTTAAAATAACAGTAGTGTATGGCCGTTCAAGGCGAAACAAACGAATGGTATCTGAGGGCTTTGACCAGCTGCAAACAGAATTCCATGATGCTTGGCAAGCAGTGGGCCTTAAAGGTGACTTGGGCATTTTAATGCACAACTCTAAGACCAGCTCAGGTAATATCAAAGCAGCCTCAACAGAATTGCCCAAGGAATTACATTTTGTCGGCCCTGTAAAAGAGTCTGCCCCTCAATCTAGCAGTAACATCAAATGTCAGAAGAGGGATGATTCTGCACCCTCAAGGAAACCAGGTAGACCTGCAAAAGTTAAAATCTCTGGGATCTCAGTCACAGTAACCACAGTGTCACCTCGGCAGCGTAAAATTCAGATAAACAAGGAAACTCTGCAGTCTCCTGAAATTCATAGGAAAGTACTTCTACCAGAATTCAAATCTGCCAAAGATCCCTGGACAATCAGTCGTAAGTCAACAAGCAAAATCCATCAAACCGAAAAAGGGATAGAAACAGAGGATGGTAAAGGCAAACCGCAAAATCAGACCGTAGCAGTGCGTCACTCAATGAGAGTGAGAAAGCCCTCAATCCACTTTCTGCACGCTGTTGCCACCTCTAGATCATACAGCCACAGTAATGCTCTGCTACGGCGCTCCAAACAACTTCTGCTAAACAAGGCAAGCAATGAAAGGAGACAGGGGGAGCAACAGAGTAGTGTGGAGACTTCAAGGGAGAAAAGACGGCTCTGTGGCCAAGAAAGGAACAACAACTCTCAGGACCTGAGCAGAGTGGCAGGGGTGTCAGTAGACTCAATCTTTACCCCAAAAGAGACACTTAGGTGGTGGGCAGCATCGGCCGAGGAACCGACTATGAACCAGGAGCTTGCCAGGCGAATACGACTCATCTCTGACACTTGGGTCTCAAACACTGTGGAGAACCAAGATAAAGAAACTGCCTTTAAATCAAATCTAGGCAATAAAGTAAACAGTTCATTAACCAGGAATTCAAAATATTCCTCTGTTCGAATGCTGTTTGACTGTCCTCCTAACAAATCAAGGTCCTGTAGCATGCAGCAGCTCTGCTCCTGGTTCATGCAGACCACAGAGACGCAGTCTCTGGCTATTGTCAAGAAAGCCAGCTCCCGTAATCCTTACGAACTTATGCACTTCCCTCGTTCTGCCAATCAAAACAGCGTCGGCCATAGCCCTCAGGCAGAGCGACTCCGCAAACACATCAAGAAATTTGCTAAAACTGTGCCAAAAAGTCCTCTGCAACACCAACGGGCTCAAACGAGGTTGAGGAAGAGAAACGACGCCCCTCTACCAATACATAAGATCAGGCGACAACTTTTCACTCCCAGGTTTGCAACGGGCAGGCTCCGTCGAGGAGCCCAATGGTGGAGACGAGTATTTGGCAAATACCGGACCACTCTATGTAGAGCAAGGATGCGGTTCCTAACCCggaaagaaagggagagctGGCGTAAGAGGCAGaggaacaagaaaaacataaaagcagctACCAGTTGTTCAAATGGTCATGTAGTGACTGGACCACAACCAAAACGTAAATCATTACGCAGATCAGCAAAAGATCAGTTATCTGACTGTTTGGAGAACAGTTCTGCAACAAGTTCTGTTGACCAAACTCGGGAGCCTGTGGATGTAACGAAAGAGCAGAACCTCTGCTCTAAAGCCTGGAGTCCCGAGACACTGAAGGAATGCCGGGTGTTTCTGAGAAAGATCAACTCTCCAGACAACGAATCGACTGAGGAAGAGTGGGACTCCTGCACCGTGACACTGGACGACGGGTCACCTTCTGCATACCTTTTTGCAGGAAGGGAGAGGGAACTGGTAGGAGTTGTTAAAGCTGTGAAACGTGAGAGAAAAAGGAGCACCGCCTCGAGAGAGCTAGCAAGTTCTGAACCTAGATCAGTCCATGTGCAGGATGAGATGCCAgcggggaggcagagaggcaaATACAAAAGTCCTGGGCTTGTGTCTACTGAATCACCGCAACCACCACCGGCGAAGATGTTGAGACAATCGCGAGTGAGGGGCCTAACCGGGCCGAGGTGGTGCGACTTTGTGTTTG AAACCTAA